A single window of Taeniopygia guttata chromosome 1, bTaeGut7.mat, whole genome shotgun sequence DNA harbors:
- the SPICE1 gene encoding spindle and centriole-associated protein 1 isoform X2, which translates to MSLLRGPRPRAAGRKGPRKAAAARRDWDSTVHDLTVHRATPEDILRRREIHKSKNKALAHVELQEKALNRKWKKQRQVDADSSEKRKLALMREILSDQHHWQDVLERSGQVIAVAKDLLEAAPRTRTGFPNVTMAPNCDLESSQGPIVQKSHPPSQLSILSESVMDSQALNEEEEEALGEDGHHDVLGFKSRINSDRLLRLLRKGNSLVNSPLWVEKDMRKSTLSQESNVPCTPTTVSPSLDHSALNATSVIKRTRSRLRNEDEEESVDSSDTVRQVLNPNSRKQKQIAAKMKRKQAEQNSARQKRGDSPANLIQTDLQRDSKPSLDVLSHMIQEVERELEEYERCTGREVPKKERSEGLSGFTLSLVNALCRLMRYLREAEMQLHEKEMVRQQQKEMLNEHRELIDALTAEVLQVREENITMQKKLQQYVTVTDQKLMCLTQAFKGLPLVEPEREQSPKHFGIASRGPANGQEKPDLTYSEPRTEAGNRENMMKFPQEELPFTCHPGPGASADMRPGRSFPAHIFQPAVLLSPPQQKSTQELSSIQNVFAAISQSTEREPCKERILPSSLRTQSTTEENCPISQRQPIPPADKDLENSHDKTNLSCPGDTGKNGTAEEFLRNGDLLGQIAELTRQNALMKAQLNKFRGASGDKSDCLHQPDLTQNTDPSPDSSQGQSHLMVSRSLEERIAELTRQSTEARDKLLQLIDQQKSAAADTVPPMLSPVLTPSLNYTENARRTAEMSGPMAVAADSSKDDSVPHARVTSIRRTVGDSSKPLSATSESTKLTSVSQRPKLKLLGRNPSTHEETAVPQLGWDYITIVPQG; encoded by the exons ATGTCGCTGCTCCGcgggccgcggccccgcgccgccggcaGGAAGGGCCCCAGAAAGGCGGCGGCGGCCAGGCGGGACTGGGAT AGTACTGTCCATGATTTGACAGTGCACCGTGCAACTCCTGAGGATATC CTCCGTCGCCGTGAAATACACAAATCAAAAAACAAAGCCTTGGCTCATGTGGAACTCCAAGAGAAAGCACTgaacagaaaatggaagaagcaaaggcaagtgGATGCAGATTCCTCGGAGAAAAGGAAGCTGGCTCTGATGCGTGAG ATTCTGTCTGATCAGCACCATTGGCAAGATGTATTGGAACGATCTGGTCAGGTTATAGCTGTGGCAAAAGACTTGCTTGAGGCTGCTCCTCGCACACGAACAG GTTTTCCTAATGTAACAATGGCTCCTAACTGTGACTTAGAATCATCTCAAGGACCCATTGTACAAAAAAGTCATCCTCCCAGCCAGCTTTCCATCCTTAGTGAATCTGTCATGGATTCCCAG GCTCTtaatgaagaggaggaggaagcattAGGAGAAGATGGACACCATGATGTTTTGGGTTTCAAATCCAGGATCAATTCTGACAG GCTACTTCGGTTGTTGAGAAAAGGAAATTCCTTGGTGAATTCTCCATTGTGGGTTGAAAAGGATATGAGAAAATCCACCTTATCACAGGAATCCAATGTGCCTTGCACTCCAACAACTGTTTCTCCTTCACTGGATCACTCAG CCCTCAATGCTACCAGTGTAATCAAGAGAACACGTTCAAGACTTCGGaatgaagatgaagaagagtCTGTAGACTCCAGTGACACTGTGAGACAAGTGCTGAACCCAAactcaagaaaacaaaagcaaattgCAGCAAAGA tgAAAAGAAAGCAAGCTGAACAGAACTCTGCAAGACAGAAGAGAGGTGATTCTCCAGCTAATTTAATCCAGACTGACCTTCAGAGGGACAGCAAACCCAGCCTAGATGTTCTCAGCCACATGATCCAGGAAGTAGAGCGTGAACTGGAGGAATATGAGCGATGTACAGGTCGTGAGGTCCCCAAAAAAGAGAGGAGTGAAGGCCTGTCTGGGTTTACTCTGTCATTGGTGAACGCTCTCTGTCGCTTGATGCGCTACCTCAGAGAG GCTGAAATGCAACTGCATGAGAAAGAGATggtgaggcagcagcagaaggagaTGTTGAATGAACACAGAGAGCTGATTGATGCTCTGACAGCTGAGGTTCTTCAAGTAAGGGAAGAAAACATTACTATGCAG AAGAAGCTTCAGCAATACGTGACAGTAACAGATCAAAAGCTGATGTGCCTCACACAAGCATTTAAAGGCCTGCCTTTGGTAGAACCTGAAAGAGAACAAAGTCCAAAACATTTTGGAATTGCAAGCAGAGGCCCAGCAAACGGCCAAG AAAAACCTGATTTGACCTACTCTGAGCCCAGGACTGAAGCAGGCAATAGGGAAAATATGATGAAATTTCCACAGGAGGAACTTCCTTTCACCTGTCACCCAGGGCCAGGTGCCTCAGCTGATATGAGACCTGGTAGAAGCTTCCCAGCTCACATCTTCCAGCCAGCTGTGCTGTTGTCCCCACCACAGCAGAAAAGCACTCAGGAATTGTCTTCCATCCAGAATG TGTTTGCAGCCATTTCCCAGTCTACTGAAAGAGAGCCATGCAAGGAAAGGATCTTGCCTTCCTCCTTGAGGACACAGAGCACAACTGAGGAGAACTGCCCCATCTCTCAAAGGCAGCCAATTCCTCCTGCAGACAAAGACTTGGAGAATTCCCATGACAAAACCAATCTGTCCTGCCCAGGTGACACTGGAAAAAATGGCACAGCTGAAGAGTTCCTTCGAAATGGTGATCTGCTGGGACAGATAGCTGAGCTGACACGGCAGAATGCTCTAATGAAAGCTCAACTGAACAAATTCAGAGGTGCCTCTGGAGACAAAAGTGATTGTCTGCATCAGCCAGACTTGACACAAAATACAGATCCCAGTCCAGACTCTTCACAAGGACAG AGTCATCTCATGGTATCAAGGAGCTTGGAGGAAAGAATAGCGGAGCTGACTCGCCAGAGTACAGAAGCACGGGATAAACTGTTGCAGTTGATAGACCAGCAGaaatcagctgctgctgatACAGTCCCTCCAATGCTGTCTCCTGTTCTAACCCCATCCCTGAATTACACTG AAAATGCAAGGAGGACAGCTGAAATGTCTGGTCCCATGGCAGTGGCTGCAGACAGCTCCAAGGATGACAGTGTTCCCCATGCCCGTGTGACCAGTATAAGAAG gaCTGTAGGAGACTCCAGCAAACCTTTAAGTGCCACATCAGAAAGTACCAAATTAACTTCTGTCAGCCAAAGACCAAAG TTAAAATTGCTTGGAAGAAATCCCTCAACTCATGAAGAGACAGCAGTGCCACAGTTGGGATGGGACTACATAACCATAGTGCCACAG GGTTAA
- the SPICE1 gene encoding spindle and centriole-associated protein 1 isoform X1, producing the protein MSLLRGPRPRAAGRKGPRKAAAARRDWDSTVHDLTVHRATPEDILRRREIHKSKNKALAHVELQEKALNRKWKKQRQVDADSSEKRKLALMREILSDQHHWQDVLERSGQVIAVAKDLLEAAPRTRTGFPNVTMAPNCDLESSQGPIVQKSHPPSQLSILSESVMDSQALNEEEEEALGEDGHHDVLGFKSRINSDRLLRLLRKGNSLVNSPLWVEKDMRKSTLSQESNVPCTPTTVSPSLDHSALNATSVIKRTRSRLRNEDEEESVDSSDTVRQVLNPNSRKQKQIAAKMKRKQAEQNSARQKRGDSPANLIQTDLQRDSKPSLDVLSHMIQEVERELEEYERCTGREVPKKERSEGLSGFTLSLVNALCRLMRYLREAEMQLHEKEMVRQQQKEMLNEHRELIDALTAEVLQVREENITMQKKLQQYVTVTDQKLMCLTQAFKGLPLVEPEREQSPKHFGIASRGPANGQEKPDLTYSEPRTEAGNRENMMKFPQEELPFTCHPGPGASADMRPGRSFPAHIFQPAVLLSPPQQKSTQELSSIQNVFAAISQSTEREPCKERILPSSLRTQSTTEENCPISQRQPIPPADKDLENSHDKTNLSCPGDTGKNGTAEEFLRNGDLLGQIAELTRQNALMKAQLNKFRGASGDKSDCLHQPDLTQNTDPSPDSSQGQSHLMVSRSLEERIAELTRQSTEARDKLLQLIDQQKSAAADTVPPMLSPVLTPSLNYTENARRTAEMSGPMAVAADSSKDDSVPHARVTSIRRTVGDSSKPLSATSESTKLTSVSQRPKLKLLGRNPSTHEETAVPQLGWDYITIVPQVMLLPLLMFATNAL; encoded by the exons ATGTCGCTGCTCCGcgggccgcggccccgcgccgccggcaGGAAGGGCCCCAGAAAGGCGGCGGCGGCCAGGCGGGACTGGGAT AGTACTGTCCATGATTTGACAGTGCACCGTGCAACTCCTGAGGATATC CTCCGTCGCCGTGAAATACACAAATCAAAAAACAAAGCCTTGGCTCATGTGGAACTCCAAGAGAAAGCACTgaacagaaaatggaagaagcaaaggcaagtgGATGCAGATTCCTCGGAGAAAAGGAAGCTGGCTCTGATGCGTGAG ATTCTGTCTGATCAGCACCATTGGCAAGATGTATTGGAACGATCTGGTCAGGTTATAGCTGTGGCAAAAGACTTGCTTGAGGCTGCTCCTCGCACACGAACAG GTTTTCCTAATGTAACAATGGCTCCTAACTGTGACTTAGAATCATCTCAAGGACCCATTGTACAAAAAAGTCATCCTCCCAGCCAGCTTTCCATCCTTAGTGAATCTGTCATGGATTCCCAG GCTCTtaatgaagaggaggaggaagcattAGGAGAAGATGGACACCATGATGTTTTGGGTTTCAAATCCAGGATCAATTCTGACAG GCTACTTCGGTTGTTGAGAAAAGGAAATTCCTTGGTGAATTCTCCATTGTGGGTTGAAAAGGATATGAGAAAATCCACCTTATCACAGGAATCCAATGTGCCTTGCACTCCAACAACTGTTTCTCCTTCACTGGATCACTCAG CCCTCAATGCTACCAGTGTAATCAAGAGAACACGTTCAAGACTTCGGaatgaagatgaagaagagtCTGTAGACTCCAGTGACACTGTGAGACAAGTGCTGAACCCAAactcaagaaaacaaaagcaaattgCAGCAAAGA tgAAAAGAAAGCAAGCTGAACAGAACTCTGCAAGACAGAAGAGAGGTGATTCTCCAGCTAATTTAATCCAGACTGACCTTCAGAGGGACAGCAAACCCAGCCTAGATGTTCTCAGCCACATGATCCAGGAAGTAGAGCGTGAACTGGAGGAATATGAGCGATGTACAGGTCGTGAGGTCCCCAAAAAAGAGAGGAGTGAAGGCCTGTCTGGGTTTACTCTGTCATTGGTGAACGCTCTCTGTCGCTTGATGCGCTACCTCAGAGAG GCTGAAATGCAACTGCATGAGAAAGAGATggtgaggcagcagcagaaggagaTGTTGAATGAACACAGAGAGCTGATTGATGCTCTGACAGCTGAGGTTCTTCAAGTAAGGGAAGAAAACATTACTATGCAG AAGAAGCTTCAGCAATACGTGACAGTAACAGATCAAAAGCTGATGTGCCTCACACAAGCATTTAAAGGCCTGCCTTTGGTAGAACCTGAAAGAGAACAAAGTCCAAAACATTTTGGAATTGCAAGCAGAGGCCCAGCAAACGGCCAAG AAAAACCTGATTTGACCTACTCTGAGCCCAGGACTGAAGCAGGCAATAGGGAAAATATGATGAAATTTCCACAGGAGGAACTTCCTTTCACCTGTCACCCAGGGCCAGGTGCCTCAGCTGATATGAGACCTGGTAGAAGCTTCCCAGCTCACATCTTCCAGCCAGCTGTGCTGTTGTCCCCACCACAGCAGAAAAGCACTCAGGAATTGTCTTCCATCCAGAATG TGTTTGCAGCCATTTCCCAGTCTACTGAAAGAGAGCCATGCAAGGAAAGGATCTTGCCTTCCTCCTTGAGGACACAGAGCACAACTGAGGAGAACTGCCCCATCTCTCAAAGGCAGCCAATTCCTCCTGCAGACAAAGACTTGGAGAATTCCCATGACAAAACCAATCTGTCCTGCCCAGGTGACACTGGAAAAAATGGCACAGCTGAAGAGTTCCTTCGAAATGGTGATCTGCTGGGACAGATAGCTGAGCTGACACGGCAGAATGCTCTAATGAAAGCTCAACTGAACAAATTCAGAGGTGCCTCTGGAGACAAAAGTGATTGTCTGCATCAGCCAGACTTGACACAAAATACAGATCCCAGTCCAGACTCTTCACAAGGACAG AGTCATCTCATGGTATCAAGGAGCTTGGAGGAAAGAATAGCGGAGCTGACTCGCCAGAGTACAGAAGCACGGGATAAACTGTTGCAGTTGATAGACCAGCAGaaatcagctgctgctgatACAGTCCCTCCAATGCTGTCTCCTGTTCTAACCCCATCCCTGAATTACACTG AAAATGCAAGGAGGACAGCTGAAATGTCTGGTCCCATGGCAGTGGCTGCAGACAGCTCCAAGGATGACAGTGTTCCCCATGCCCGTGTGACCAGTATAAGAAG gaCTGTAGGAGACTCCAGCAAACCTTTAAGTGCCACATCAGAAAGTACCAAATTAACTTCTGTCAGCCAAAGACCAAAG TTAAAATTGCTTGGAAGAAATCCCTCAACTCATGAAGAGACAGCAGTGCCACAGTTGGGATGGGACTACATAACCATAGTGCCACAGGTAATGCTGTTGCCTCTGCTAATGTTTGCTACAAATGCTCTGTAA
- the SPICE1 gene encoding spindle and centriole-associated protein 1 isoform X3: MSLLRGPRPRAAGRKGPRKAAAARRDWDSTVHDLTVHRATPEDILRRREIHKSKNKALAHVELQEKALNRKWKKQRQVDADSSEKRKLALMREILSDQHHWQDVLERSGQVIAVAKDLLEAAPRTRTGFPNVTMAPNCDLESSQGPIVQKSHPPSQLSILSESVMDSQALNEEEEEALGEDGHHDVLGFKSRINSDRLLRLLRKGNSLVNSPLWVEKDMRKSTLSQESNVPCTPTTVSPSLDHSALNATSVIKRTRSRLRNEDEEESVDSSDTVRQVLNPNSRKQKQIAAKMKRKQAEQNSARQKRGDSPANLIQTDLQRDSKPSLDVLSHMIQEVERELEEYERCTGREVPKKERSEGLSGFTLSLVNALCRLMRYLREAEMQLHEKEMVRQQQKEMLNEHRELIDALTAEVLQVREENITMQKKLQQYVTVTDQKLMCLTQAFKGLPLVEPEREQSPKHFGIASRGPANGQEKPDLTYSEPRTEAGNRENMMKFPQEELPFTCHPGPGASADMRPGRSFPAHIFQPAVLLSPPQQKSTQELSSIQNVFAAISQSTEREPCKERILPSSLRTQSTTEENCPISQRQPIPPADKDLENSHDKTNLSCPGDTGKNGTAEEFLRNGDLLGQIAELTRQNALMKAQLNKFRGASGDKSDCLHQPDLTQNTDPSPDSSQGQSHLMVSRSLEERIAELTRQSTEARDKLLQLIDQQKSAAADTVPPMLSPVLTPSLNYTENARRTAEMSGPMAVAADSSKDDSVPHARVTSIRRTVGDSSKPLSATSESTKLTSVSQRPKSNLGSPGNEFLSWTHCCDLTLFHQKNFS; encoded by the exons ATGTCGCTGCTCCGcgggccgcggccccgcgccgccggcaGGAAGGGCCCCAGAAAGGCGGCGGCGGCCAGGCGGGACTGGGAT AGTACTGTCCATGATTTGACAGTGCACCGTGCAACTCCTGAGGATATC CTCCGTCGCCGTGAAATACACAAATCAAAAAACAAAGCCTTGGCTCATGTGGAACTCCAAGAGAAAGCACTgaacagaaaatggaagaagcaaaggcaagtgGATGCAGATTCCTCGGAGAAAAGGAAGCTGGCTCTGATGCGTGAG ATTCTGTCTGATCAGCACCATTGGCAAGATGTATTGGAACGATCTGGTCAGGTTATAGCTGTGGCAAAAGACTTGCTTGAGGCTGCTCCTCGCACACGAACAG GTTTTCCTAATGTAACAATGGCTCCTAACTGTGACTTAGAATCATCTCAAGGACCCATTGTACAAAAAAGTCATCCTCCCAGCCAGCTTTCCATCCTTAGTGAATCTGTCATGGATTCCCAG GCTCTtaatgaagaggaggaggaagcattAGGAGAAGATGGACACCATGATGTTTTGGGTTTCAAATCCAGGATCAATTCTGACAG GCTACTTCGGTTGTTGAGAAAAGGAAATTCCTTGGTGAATTCTCCATTGTGGGTTGAAAAGGATATGAGAAAATCCACCTTATCACAGGAATCCAATGTGCCTTGCACTCCAACAACTGTTTCTCCTTCACTGGATCACTCAG CCCTCAATGCTACCAGTGTAATCAAGAGAACACGTTCAAGACTTCGGaatgaagatgaagaagagtCTGTAGACTCCAGTGACACTGTGAGACAAGTGCTGAACCCAAactcaagaaaacaaaagcaaattgCAGCAAAGA tgAAAAGAAAGCAAGCTGAACAGAACTCTGCAAGACAGAAGAGAGGTGATTCTCCAGCTAATTTAATCCAGACTGACCTTCAGAGGGACAGCAAACCCAGCCTAGATGTTCTCAGCCACATGATCCAGGAAGTAGAGCGTGAACTGGAGGAATATGAGCGATGTACAGGTCGTGAGGTCCCCAAAAAAGAGAGGAGTGAAGGCCTGTCTGGGTTTACTCTGTCATTGGTGAACGCTCTCTGTCGCTTGATGCGCTACCTCAGAGAG GCTGAAATGCAACTGCATGAGAAAGAGATggtgaggcagcagcagaaggagaTGTTGAATGAACACAGAGAGCTGATTGATGCTCTGACAGCTGAGGTTCTTCAAGTAAGGGAAGAAAACATTACTATGCAG AAGAAGCTTCAGCAATACGTGACAGTAACAGATCAAAAGCTGATGTGCCTCACACAAGCATTTAAAGGCCTGCCTTTGGTAGAACCTGAAAGAGAACAAAGTCCAAAACATTTTGGAATTGCAAGCAGAGGCCCAGCAAACGGCCAAG AAAAACCTGATTTGACCTACTCTGAGCCCAGGACTGAAGCAGGCAATAGGGAAAATATGATGAAATTTCCACAGGAGGAACTTCCTTTCACCTGTCACCCAGGGCCAGGTGCCTCAGCTGATATGAGACCTGGTAGAAGCTTCCCAGCTCACATCTTCCAGCCAGCTGTGCTGTTGTCCCCACCACAGCAGAAAAGCACTCAGGAATTGTCTTCCATCCAGAATG TGTTTGCAGCCATTTCCCAGTCTACTGAAAGAGAGCCATGCAAGGAAAGGATCTTGCCTTCCTCCTTGAGGACACAGAGCACAACTGAGGAGAACTGCCCCATCTCTCAAAGGCAGCCAATTCCTCCTGCAGACAAAGACTTGGAGAATTCCCATGACAAAACCAATCTGTCCTGCCCAGGTGACACTGGAAAAAATGGCACAGCTGAAGAGTTCCTTCGAAATGGTGATCTGCTGGGACAGATAGCTGAGCTGACACGGCAGAATGCTCTAATGAAAGCTCAACTGAACAAATTCAGAGGTGCCTCTGGAGACAAAAGTGATTGTCTGCATCAGCCAGACTTGACACAAAATACAGATCCCAGTCCAGACTCTTCACAAGGACAG AGTCATCTCATGGTATCAAGGAGCTTGGAGGAAAGAATAGCGGAGCTGACTCGCCAGAGTACAGAAGCACGGGATAAACTGTTGCAGTTGATAGACCAGCAGaaatcagctgctgctgatACAGTCCCTCCAATGCTGTCTCCTGTTCTAACCCCATCCCTGAATTACACTG AAAATGCAAGGAGGACAGCTGAAATGTCTGGTCCCATGGCAGTGGCTGCAGACAGCTCCAAGGATGACAGTGTTCCCCATGCCCGTGTGACCAGTATAAGAAG gaCTGTAGGAGACTCCAGCAAACCTTTAAGTGCCACATCAGAAAGTACCAAATTAACTTCTGTCAGCCAAAGACCAAAG AGCAATCTAGGAAGCCCTGGGAATGAGTTTCTGAGCTGGACACACTGCTGTGACCTTACactttttcaccaaaaaaatttTTCATGA
- the SPICE1 gene encoding spindle and centriole-associated protein 1 isoform X4, with protein sequence MSLLRGPRPRAAGRKGPRKAAAARRDWDSTVHDLTVHRATPEDILRRREIHKSKNKALAHVELQEKALNRKWKKQRQVDADSSEKRKLALMREILSDQHHWQDVLERSGQVIAVAKDLLEAAPRTRTGFPNVTMAPNCDLESSQGPIVQKSHPPSQLSILSESVMDSQALNEEEEEALGEDGHHDVLGFKSRINSDRLLRLLRKGNSLVNSPLWVEKDMRKSTLSQESNVPCTPTTVSPSLDHSALNATSVIKRTRSRLRNEDEEESVDSSDTVRQVLNPNSRKQKQIAAKMKRKQAEQNSARQKRGDSPANLIQTDLQRDSKPSLDVLSHMIQEVERELEEYERCTGREVPKKERSEGLSGFTLSLVNALCRLMRYLREAEMQLHEKEMVRQQQKEMLNEHRELIDALTAEVLQVREENITMQKKLQQYVTVTDQKLMCLTQAFKGLPLVEPEREQSPKHFGIASRGPANGQEKPDLTYSEPRTEAGNRENMMKFPQEELPFTCHPGPGASADMRPGRSFPAHIFQPAVLLSPPQQKSTQELSSIQNVFAAISQSTEREPCKERILPSSLRTQSTTEENCPISQRQPIPPADKDLENSHDKTNLSCPGDTGKNGTAEEFLRNGDLLGQIAELTRQNALMKAQLNKFRGASGDKSDCLHQPDLTQNTDPSPDSSQGQSHLMVSRSLEERIAELTRQSTEARDKLLQLIDQQKSAAADTVPPMLSPVLTPSLNYTENARRTAEMSGPMAVAADSSKDDSVPHARVTSIRRTVGDSSKPLSATSESTKLTSVSQRPKIEKQKEEGWFALSMHVM encoded by the exons ATGTCGCTGCTCCGcgggccgcggccccgcgccgccggcaGGAAGGGCCCCAGAAAGGCGGCGGCGGCCAGGCGGGACTGGGAT AGTACTGTCCATGATTTGACAGTGCACCGTGCAACTCCTGAGGATATC CTCCGTCGCCGTGAAATACACAAATCAAAAAACAAAGCCTTGGCTCATGTGGAACTCCAAGAGAAAGCACTgaacagaaaatggaagaagcaaaggcaagtgGATGCAGATTCCTCGGAGAAAAGGAAGCTGGCTCTGATGCGTGAG ATTCTGTCTGATCAGCACCATTGGCAAGATGTATTGGAACGATCTGGTCAGGTTATAGCTGTGGCAAAAGACTTGCTTGAGGCTGCTCCTCGCACACGAACAG GTTTTCCTAATGTAACAATGGCTCCTAACTGTGACTTAGAATCATCTCAAGGACCCATTGTACAAAAAAGTCATCCTCCCAGCCAGCTTTCCATCCTTAGTGAATCTGTCATGGATTCCCAG GCTCTtaatgaagaggaggaggaagcattAGGAGAAGATGGACACCATGATGTTTTGGGTTTCAAATCCAGGATCAATTCTGACAG GCTACTTCGGTTGTTGAGAAAAGGAAATTCCTTGGTGAATTCTCCATTGTGGGTTGAAAAGGATATGAGAAAATCCACCTTATCACAGGAATCCAATGTGCCTTGCACTCCAACAACTGTTTCTCCTTCACTGGATCACTCAG CCCTCAATGCTACCAGTGTAATCAAGAGAACACGTTCAAGACTTCGGaatgaagatgaagaagagtCTGTAGACTCCAGTGACACTGTGAGACAAGTGCTGAACCCAAactcaagaaaacaaaagcaaattgCAGCAAAGA tgAAAAGAAAGCAAGCTGAACAGAACTCTGCAAGACAGAAGAGAGGTGATTCTCCAGCTAATTTAATCCAGACTGACCTTCAGAGGGACAGCAAACCCAGCCTAGATGTTCTCAGCCACATGATCCAGGAAGTAGAGCGTGAACTGGAGGAATATGAGCGATGTACAGGTCGTGAGGTCCCCAAAAAAGAGAGGAGTGAAGGCCTGTCTGGGTTTACTCTGTCATTGGTGAACGCTCTCTGTCGCTTGATGCGCTACCTCAGAGAG GCTGAAATGCAACTGCATGAGAAAGAGATggtgaggcagcagcagaaggagaTGTTGAATGAACACAGAGAGCTGATTGATGCTCTGACAGCTGAGGTTCTTCAAGTAAGGGAAGAAAACATTACTATGCAG AAGAAGCTTCAGCAATACGTGACAGTAACAGATCAAAAGCTGATGTGCCTCACACAAGCATTTAAAGGCCTGCCTTTGGTAGAACCTGAAAGAGAACAAAGTCCAAAACATTTTGGAATTGCAAGCAGAGGCCCAGCAAACGGCCAAG AAAAACCTGATTTGACCTACTCTGAGCCCAGGACTGAAGCAGGCAATAGGGAAAATATGATGAAATTTCCACAGGAGGAACTTCCTTTCACCTGTCACCCAGGGCCAGGTGCCTCAGCTGATATGAGACCTGGTAGAAGCTTCCCAGCTCACATCTTCCAGCCAGCTGTGCTGTTGTCCCCACCACAGCAGAAAAGCACTCAGGAATTGTCTTCCATCCAGAATG TGTTTGCAGCCATTTCCCAGTCTACTGAAAGAGAGCCATGCAAGGAAAGGATCTTGCCTTCCTCCTTGAGGACACAGAGCACAACTGAGGAGAACTGCCCCATCTCTCAAAGGCAGCCAATTCCTCCTGCAGACAAAGACTTGGAGAATTCCCATGACAAAACCAATCTGTCCTGCCCAGGTGACACTGGAAAAAATGGCACAGCTGAAGAGTTCCTTCGAAATGGTGATCTGCTGGGACAGATAGCTGAGCTGACACGGCAGAATGCTCTAATGAAAGCTCAACTGAACAAATTCAGAGGTGCCTCTGGAGACAAAAGTGATTGTCTGCATCAGCCAGACTTGACACAAAATACAGATCCCAGTCCAGACTCTTCACAAGGACAG AGTCATCTCATGGTATCAAGGAGCTTGGAGGAAAGAATAGCGGAGCTGACTCGCCAGAGTACAGAAGCACGGGATAAACTGTTGCAGTTGATAGACCAGCAGaaatcagctgctgctgatACAGTCCCTCCAATGCTGTCTCCTGTTCTAACCCCATCCCTGAATTACACTG AAAATGCAAGGAGGACAGCTGAAATGTCTGGTCCCATGGCAGTGGCTGCAGACAGCTCCAAGGATGACAGTGTTCCCCATGCCCGTGTGACCAGTATAAGAAG gaCTGTAGGAGACTCCAGCAAACCTTTAAGTGCCACATCAGAAAGTACCAAATTAACTTCTGTCAGCCAAAGACCAAAG atagaaaagcaaaaagaagaagGATGGTTTGCATTGTCAATGCATGTTATGTAA